The following DNA comes from Pseudomonas triticicola.
GAAGAAGTGTTCCAGTGCGTGATCTACGACGGCAACACCGCTGAAGCCAAGCTGATGGGCGTCGAATACATCATCAGCCAGCGGCTGTTCACGCAATTGCCGGCAAAAGAGAAAGCCTTGTGGCACAGCCACGCTCACGAAGTCAGTTCTGGCCAGTTGGTCGCTCCGGGCATCCCGCAAGTGGCAGAAACGCGCTTGATGGAAAAACTCGCCAATACCTACGGCAAGACCTGGCACACCTGGCACACCGATCAGGACAAGCAACTGCCGCTGGGCGTGCCGCAGTTGATGATGGGCTTTACCGCTGACGGTCAGGCCGATGCGCAAATGGTCCGCCAGCGCGATCAGCGCCTGGGCATCGACAGTGCCGAGAAGAAAAAGGCCCGCGCCGAGATCAAACCGGGGCCTGTCGCAACGGGGGCTGATGCGTGGCAGAAGGGTAATGTCATCCAGCTCAACGACCCGACCGGCCATCAACACGTCATGCCGCGTCCGGCCACGGCAAGCGATGAGAATGCGCGGAGTCAGCCGTGATTTACGGCGCGCCGAACAGCATCGTCCAGTAAACGCCGTCGTCGCTGCGCGTTTCGCTGGCGAAGCCGGCGCCGACCTGAGTGAACATCGGGTTCATCAGGTTGGCGCAGTGGCCCGGGCTGGCCAGCCAGCCGGCCATGGCTTTGCCTGGTGAGCTTTGTCCGGCAGCGATATTTTCCCCGACCTGGCGGCCGCGATAACCGGCAGCACGGGCGCGGTCGGCCGGCATGTCACCGTCGGGATCGCGGTGGGCGAAATAATTGCCGTAAGCCATGGCTTTGCTGTGGCCCTGAGCCGCTGCGCCGAGGGCGGCATTCCAGCTCAATGGTCGCGTGGCGGCAAAACGCTGGCGGCCGCACATGCGCGGCCGGGCGCGGGCGGCGTTGACCTCGGCGAGCAGCGCCTTGCCGACGCTGCGGTTGTCACCGACGCGGCTGTCGAGCACCGGTTGCGCCAGCACCACCTGCCATTGATTGCGCGAATGGCTGACGCCGATGTCGGCGTAGTTCGCATCCAGCAAGGCAGCGCAATAATCGCTCTGCAACTGATCGAAGGCCTCGTCGGCGTCTTCGGCTCCGATAATGCGGATGCTGCGCACCGTGATTGCTGAATAGCCGGAAGACTTCAACGCCTCGCGCATGCCGCCGCCGTAGCGATAGCCGATCGGCAAGGCCAGATTCGACTTCAAAGCCAAAGGCGCCAGACGCTGCGCAGGGCGGCGGTCGCAGCGTTGCGGATGGGCGCGGTAATCATTGATGGCGGCCACCAGCTCGCGCTCCGCACTGGCGTGGGCGGATTCAGTGAAAAAAGGAAACAGACTCAGCAGGCACAGCGAAACGAAGCGAGACGAACGAACGGCGTGGCGCATGGGACGGACAGCTCTGAAAGGGGACAGCGCTAGAGTGAGGCAGCCGTGTGTGGCGGCGCGGATAGGACTGGGTTTTCTGGACTTGGTTCAGTGGCGGCAATGCAATTGAATTGCTGTTGTTTGAACCGCGGTCTTCGCGAGCAGGCTCGCTCCCACATAGCGCTTACGGCGTACTCGAAACAACTGTGGGAGCGAGCCTGCTCGCGAAGACGCCGCTCCGGTCAACCCCTCTATCACTGGCAAACAACCACTAGCGATTCAACACATCCCCCATCCACCGCAAATACTCCCCCCGCTCGGAAATGGAGTTATGCCCCGAGTCCGGCACCACCTTCAGCGTCGCCACGCCCGCAGGAAAACTCTCGAACAAGCGCTGCGTGCTGCTGCGTCCAATCACGTCGTCATCGCTGGCCGCCAACAGCAACGTCGGCGTGCGGATATGCGCCGCGTACTTGCCCGATTCAAAACGATCCTTGAGCAACCACTTCACCGGCACCCACGGGTATTGCCGTGCGGCGATTTCCTCGAGGCTGTTGAACGGCGTCACCAGAATCAGATTGTGCACCGGCCGCTGACTGGCCAGGCGCACCGCCACCCCCGAACCGAGGCTTCGACCGACCACGGCGACTTGCGAATGAGTGGCATAGACCTGATCGAACAGCGCCAGCGCATCTTCGGCAATCGCGGCTTCCGATGGCGAGCCGGTGCTGCCAGCAAAACCCCGGTAATGCAGGAAATACAGCGCGTAGTCAGGAAACGCCTCAGTGAATTCCGGCAGATTTCGCGATACGTCCTCGGCATTGCCGCCGAAATAAATCAGTGCGCGCGATCCGCTGCGCTTTCGGGTTGTCACCCAGACCTCGGCATCCGGCATTGACAGTTTCAATCGCGAATCCGCCGCAACCACGGCGGCAGGCTGGGGAAACCAGATCAGCGAGCGCTGAAACACGAACAGCCCGGCGCACAGCACCAAGTACACGGCAATGATGAAAACGACGAGTGACATCAGGGTTCGAGACATTCGGCTACTTTTAACGGGGAGAGAGGTTGGCTGTGGCAGTGTAGTTCAGCGACTGCGCCTGACAGCCGGCGCACACACCGTGCAACAGATCCGCGCAGCAGGAGGACTCGCATGCGCCACACTGAGAGTTACTCCCGTCGCCGCTTGCTCACGTTGGCTGCCCAAGCTGCGGCGCTGTTCACCATTGATCGGGCGTTGGCCGGCAGCGTAGCGCCGACCGCCACTGCGCCGCCCACGGCAGGAGACCAGACCATGTAGACCCGCGCCATCCCTTCCAGCTCCGAGGCACTGCCCATGGTTGGGTTGGGCACCTATCGCGGTTTCGACGTCGCGCCGGGCGATCCGGTTTACCGGCAGTTGCCCGCCGTGCTCGAAGCGCTGTTCAGGAAGGGCGGCACGCTGATCGACAGCTCACCCATGTACGGCCGCGCCGAGCAGACCACCGGTGAATTGCTGTCGATCCACGAACCACGCTCGCCGGCGTTCCTCGCCACCAAGGTGTGGACGCGCGGGCGCGAGGAGGGCATCGCGCAGATGGAGCAGTCCTTCAGCCTGCTGCAAACCGAGCGCATCGACCTGATGCAGATTCACAACCTGCTCGACTGGCAAACCCACTTGCCAACCCTGCGCGAATGGCAGGAGCAGGGGCGGATTCGCTACATCGGCATCACTCATTACACCTCGTCGGCCTATGACGAGGTCGAGGCCGTGCTGAAAGCCGAAAAGCTGGATTTTCTGCAGATCAACTACGCCCTCGATGATCGCGCGGTCGAGAAACGCATCCTGCCGCTGTGCCGCGAGCGTGGGGTGGCGGTGATTTGTAATCGGCCGTTTGGCGGCGGTGATTTGCTCGCCCGGCTCAAGGGCAAGCCGCTGCCGGCCTGGGTCTCGGATGTAAAGGTCAACAGCTGGCCGCAACTGGCGCTGAAATTTCTCCTGGCGCATCCGGCGGTGACCTGTGTGATTCCCGGGACCAGCAATCCGCGCTACATGGCTGACAACGCCGGAGCCGGTTTCGGGCCGATGCTGACCGATGCGCAGCGGCATCAATTGATTGCGTTGCTGGGCTGAGCCGGGTCAACCGCGATAGCGCAACGCCTCCAGCAATAACGCAAACGCTGGCGCTGCCTGACGTCGGCTCGGGTAGTACAGGTGATAACCGGAAAATGCCGGGCACCAGTCTCCCAGCACCTGGACCAGGCGACCGTCCGCCAGAAACGGCGCGACGACGTTTTCCGGGATGTAGCTCAGCCCGAAACCGTCCAGTGCGGCGTCGAGCAATGGGTACACGCCATTCAGGGTGACCTGCCCGGCGACACGCACCTTCAGACTCTCGCCGTCCTTTTCGAACTCCCACGAATACAGCCCGCCATTGGTTGGCAGGCGCAGGTTGTTACAGGCGTGGTCGGTCAGGTCGCGCGGGGTTTGCGGCGGATCGCGCCGGGCGAAGTAGGCGGGGGAGCCGACCACGGCCATGCGCATATCCGGACCGATACGGGTGGCGATCATGCCTTGGGCGACGTCTTCGCCCAGGCGCACACCGGCATCGAAGCCCTGGCCGGCGATGTCGACGAAACCATAGTCACAGCAAACCTCGACGGACACATCGGGGTACTGCGGCAGGAAATCCTGCAACACCGGACGCAGGATCCAGTTCAGCGAATGGTCGGTGGCGCTGATGCGGATCTTGCCCGCCGGGGTTTCACGCAGGTTGCTCAGGGCGGCCAGTTCCACTTCGATCTCCTCGAAGCGCGGACCGATGGTTTGCAGCAAGTGTTCGCCGGCCTCGGTCGGCGAAACGCTGCGCGTGGTGCGGGTCAGCAGGCGCAGGCCGAGACGCGCTTCGAGACTGCGGATGGTGTGGCTGAGCGCCGATTGCGACACGCCAAGTTTGGCCGCGGCCTTGGTGAAACTGCGTTCACGGGCGACGGCGAGAAAGGCGAGCAGGTCGGTGGCATTTTCCCGAAGCATTGATGATTTTCCTGCATAAGTTTTTTCGGATTCTAGTCGATTATCCAAAGAGTGCGGATCGCTACAGTGGTTGCATCATTTATTGGAGGAAATGCCATGAACCCGATTGCTGCTTCCGCACTGACGCTCTCGCTGCTGGCTGGTGAGGTGCAGGCCACTGAAAATCCCCGTGTCACGGTCACACCGAATGGCTCGCAACCTTCGGCCAAAGGCCCTGCTGACTGGTTTACCGGCACGGTGCGGGTGGATGCGCCGTTCAAAGGCACCGATGAGGCGCGGGTCAGTGGTGCGACCGTAACGTTCGAGCCGGGCGCGCGCACTGCATGGCATACCCATCCGCTGGGGCAGACATTGATCGTCACCTCGGGGGCAGGCTTGGTGCAGGAGTGGGGCCAGCCAGTGCGTGAAATCCGCCCGGGCGATACCGTGTGGATTGCCCCGGGCGCCAAACATTGGCACGGGGCAGCACCGACGACGGCGATGAGTCATATCGCGATTGCCGAAGTGCTGGATGGCAAGGTGGTGGACTGGATGGAGCAGGTCAGTGATGAGCAATATCCAAAGACCGAGTGAAACCGCGCCCCTCACCCCAGCCCTCTCCCGAGGGAGAGGGAGCCGATTGGGGGATGCTCGAGACGTTCGGCATTCTGCAAGCGTGGTGGTGAATCCACTCGACCCCTAGCACCCCATGCAGGTGCGCTAACAGCATGCGGCTCACCCCAGGCGTCTCCCGGGGGAGTGGGAGCCGACCGGGGTGTCTTGCGATGTGCATCGACCTGAACTTGCCGTTGCGATTATGGATACACAGAAAGACTTTCACGTCGCTGCACATCCTGAATATACCCGGATCGGTCCCCTCTCCCTTTGGGAGAGGGCTAGGCGGGCGGCGTTCCGATGAGGGGCTTTTCGCTTCAGATCATCTCCGGCAATGAATCCAGAATCTTGTCCAGCGTAATCGGATACTCGCGCACCCTCGCGCCGGTGGCGTTGTAGATCGCATTCGCCACCGCCGCACTAACGCCGCAAATCCCCAATTCACCCACGCCCTTGGCCTTCATCGGTGATGAAATCGGGTCGGTTTCTTCGAGGAAGATCACTTCCTGATGCGGAATGTCAGCGTGCACCGGCACCTCATACCCGGCGAGGTCATGGTTGACGAAAAAGCCCAGACGCTTGTCCACCGCCAGCTCTTCCATCAATGCGGCGCCGACGCCCATGGTCATCGCGCCGATGACCTGACTGCGCGCCGACGTCGGGTTGAGAATTCGCCCCGCAGCGCACACCGCGAGCATGCGCCGTACGCGAACTTCGCCAGTGGCGGCATCGACAGCGACTTCGACGAAGTGCGCGCCGAAGGTCGATTGCTGATACTTCTCGGCCAGATCACCGAACTCGATGCTGTCCTCGCCGACCAATGCGCCGCCTTCAGCCGCGTTGCGCAGCGGCAGGCTCTTGCTGCCGACCCGCACCTGACCATCGGCGAACTCCGCCTGATCCGCCGCCAGCCCCAGCTTGGCCGCCACCGCTTCGCGCAATTTCACGCACGCAGCGTAGACCCCGGCGGTCGAGCAGTTGCCGCCGAACTGGCCGCCGGAGCCGGCCGATACCGGGAAGTCCGAATCGCCCAGACGCACCACCACATCATTGAGACCAACGCCCATCATCTCGGCAGCGGTCTGCGCGATGATCGTGTAGCTGCCGGTGCCGATATCGGTCATGTCCGTTTCAACAACGACCTTGCCATCACGCTCCAGGCGCACGCGGGCGCCGGACTTGACCAGCAGGTTGTTGCGAAACGCCGCCGCCACGCCCATGCCGATCAGCCAGCGGCCTTCACGACGGGTGCCCGGTTGCGCCTTGCGCTGATCCCAGCCGAATTTCTCCGCGCCGATCTGCAGGCATTTGACCAGTTGGCGTTGGGAGAACGGCCGCTCGGTTTTCACCGGGTCGACTTGAGTGTCGTTAGCGATGCGGAACAGCACCGGGTCCATCTTCAGTTGTTCGGCCATTTCGTCCATGGCGATTTCCAGCACCATCAGCCCCGGTGCTTCACCCGGCGCACGCATGGCATTGCCTTCAGGCAGGTCGAGCGGGGCGAGGCGCATGCTGACGCGGCGGTTTTCTGCGGCGTAGAGCAACTGGCTCGGTTGCGCGGCCAGTTCGACCTTGCCGTCGGCGAGGTTGCCCGACCAGCCTTCATGGGCGATGGCGGTCAGCTTGCCGTCCGCAGTGGCACCCATGCGGATGCGCTGAATCGTTGCCGGGCGATGGGTGGTGTTGTTGGCCATTTGCGGGCGGGCGAGGGCGACTTTCACCGGCCGCCCCGCCATACGAGCGCCGAGAGCGGCGAGGATCACGTCGGCGCGGATGAACAGCTTGCCGCCGAAACCACCGCCGATGTACGGCGAGACCAATCGGACGTTTTCCTTCGGCAGGCCGAGGGTTTTCGCAATGTCACCAACACTCCAGGCGACCATCTGGTTGGAGGTCCACACGGTCAGCTGATCGCCTTTCCACGCGGCCAGTGTGGCGTGCGGTTCCATCATCGCGTGGGATTGGTCCGGAGTGGTGTAGGTCTGATCGAACTGCACCGGCGCGGCGGTGAAGGCCTTGTCGAAGTCGCCGTGATTGACGTCCGGCAACTCGTCTTTCGGCTCGACGCCGAGGTCTTTGACGCTGGCCAGATCGAACTTGCCTTCGCTGGTCTCGTAATCGACCCTGACCAATTGCGCGGCGGCGCGGGCCTGTTCGAAGGTCTCGGCAACCACCAATGCAACGGCTTGCTGGTAATGCTGCACTTCGGGACCAGCGAGCAGGTGCGCGGCGTTGTAATCACCCTTGTCGAGCTTGCCTGCATTCTCGGCAGTGACGATTGCGAGTACGCCGGGTGCGGCTTTGGCTTCGTCGAGATGGATGGCTTTGATCCGGCCTTTGGCGATCGCCGAATCGACCATGAAACCGTAGGCCTGATTGGCCGCCGCTTCATGTTGCTCGTAGGCGTAAGTGGCCTGGCCGCTGGTTTTCAACGGGCCTTCGATGCGCTCGGTAGGCTGGCCGACGACTTTCAGGCGGTCGATGGGATTGGTGGTGGCGGGCGTGTCGAATTTCATGCGGTTTCCCTCGCTTGCGCCAACACCGAAGCCAGCGTGCGCTCGACCAGTGTCAGTTTGAATTGGTTGTCATCGGTGGGTGTCGCGCCCTCAAGCAGGCGTTCGCTGACTGCTTTGGCGCCCTTGGGCAACAGCGCTTCAGCGGCTTCGACCCGCCACGGTTTCGGCGCAATACCGCCGACGGCGACACGGCCGGTGCCGTCCTTTTGCAGGATCAGACCGACTGAAACAAGGGCAAACGCGTAAGACGAGCGATCGCGGACCTTGTGATAAATGTGCGTGCCGCCAACCGGCGCCGGCAGGGTCACGGCGGTGATGAACTCGCCGGGCGTGAGGCTGGTTTCGATGTGCGGCGTGTTGCCCGGCAATTGATGGAAATCCGCCATGGGAATGCTGCGCGTGCTGCCGTCAGGCTTGACCGTTTCGATCTGCGCATCGAGTGCGCGCATGGCGATGGCCATGTCGCTCGGGTGGGTGGCGATGCAAGCGTCGCTGACGCCGATGATTCCGAGTTGCCGGGTCACGCCACCGATCGCCGCGCAGCCGCTGCCGGGGTTGCGTTTGTTGCAGGCCTGGTGGGTGTCGTAAAAGTACGGGCAGCGGGTGCGTTGCAGCAGGTTGCCGGCGGTGGTCGCCATATTGCGCAACTGCCCGGAGGCCCCGGCGAGCAAGGCGCGGGAGAGCAGGGCGTAGTCCTTGCGCACGCGCGCGTCGGCGGCCAGATCAGTGTTGCGCACCAGCGCGCCGATGCGCAGTCCGCCTTCGGGGGTAGCTTCGATCTGGTCCAGGCCGAGGTGGTTGATATCGATCAGGTGCACCGGGGTTTCGATGTCGAGTTTCATCAGGTCGAGCAGGTTGGTGCCGCCGGCGATGAACTTGGCGCCCTCGACTTGCGCGGCCTGGGAAGCGGCTGCGGTAGGCGAGTCGGCGCGGCTGTAATTGAAGGCTCTCATGCCGGCACCTCCGCGACTTCAGTGATGGCTTCGATGATGTTCGAGTAAGCGCCACAGCGGCAGATATTGCCGCTCATGCGCTCCTGCAGTTCGGCGGCAATCAGTTTCGGCGGCTCGGTCAGGCTCGGGCTGACGTGGCTGGGAATGCCGTCGCGGATTTCTTTGAGCACAGCGACCGCCGAGCAGATCTGCCCAGGGGTGCAATAGCCGCACTGGTAACCGTCGTGCTTGATGAAGGCGGCCTGCATCGGGTGCAGCTTGTCCGGCATGCCGAGGCCTTCGATGGTGGTCACCTCACTGCCGTCGTGCATCACCGCCAGGGTCAGGCAGGAGTTGATCCGCCGACCGTCGGCGATCACCGTGCAGGCGCCGCACTGGCCGTGATCGCAGCCTTTCTTGGTGCCGGTCAGGTGCAGGTGTTCGCGCAGGGCGTCGAGCAGGGTAGTGCGGGTGTCTACTTCGAGGGTTTGCGGTTTACCGTTGACTTGCAGGGTAACTTTACTCATGGCCGGTTGCTCCAGACTGGCCGCGTAGGCCTTGAGGCTGATAAAGGGGGGCATGGCGAACGCCGTCGCGGTTACGGCGCCGAGGATCATGAAATTGCGTCGGGAAATCGGCATGGTTCGATTCCTTTTCTCTCATCGGGCGGCAGGATTGCAAAAGGCCCAAACGGGCGCGCCGGCATGCATGCCAGTCTCGTAAAAAGAGTGACCGCAGCGGGAGGGAAAAGGTTTTGTCGGATTTGCGCTAAAGAGTTATGTGCGCAGCTCATCAATTGACCTGTGGGAGCGAGCCTGCTCGCGAAAGCGTCGGGTCAGACCCAGCCGCTGCTGGATATGCCGACCTCTTCGCGAGCAGGCTCGCTCCCACAGGGGAGTTGTGTTTTTCAGTTATGGCCCACCCACCACCATCGAGGTAAACGGTGCGACATACGCCTGCAACGTCACCAGCCCGCCGACCAGGATCGCCAGTACGATCGAGTGGAAGAACACGTAACGCAGGATCTCGCCTTCATGTCCGTACCAACGGGTCGCGGTGGAGGCGACGACGATCGACTGCGCGTCGACCATCTTGCCCATCACCCCACCGGAACTGTTCGCTGCCGCCATCAGCACCGGACTGATACCCAGCTGTTCCGAGGTCACCCGTTGCAAGCCGCCAAACAGCACGTTCGAAGCAGTGTCCGAGCCCGTCAGCGCCACCCCCAGCCAGCCGAGCAGCGTGCCAAACATCGGATAGAAAATCCCCGTCGCCGCAAACGCCAGGCCCATGGTCGCATCCAGCCCCGAATAGCGCGTGAGGAAGCCCAGCGCGAGCATCGCCGCAATCGTGATCAGCGAAAAACGCACCACCCACAGCGTGCGCAGGTATTGCTTGATCAATTGCGGGATCGAATACCCCATCAGCAGACCGCCGACAATCGCCGCCAGCAAAATCCCGCTGCCGGTCGCGGTCAGCCAGGTGAACTTGTAAATCGCTTCCTCGGCTTTCGGCGCCGCGACAACCGGCGGTACTTTTTCTATTTGCAGATGCAGACCGGTGAAGGTCACCGCCGGGGCGAATATCGGATTGGCCTCGCGTACCGGTTTGCCTTGCGGGTCGAGCTTGGCCGATTGCGTGACCGGGTCGATCACCGGGCGCGTATCGAACATGTTCTTGAAGCCCTGCGTGCCCCAGGCAAACACGAACACCGTGAGAATGATCCACGGCATCCACGCTCGCATCACTGCCGGACGCGCCTGATCGCTGAACGCGGCGCTGGCGGTGACTGTCTCTTCGTCGACCTTGGAGTTGTCGACGCGCCCGGACAGCGCTGCCGAGGTGTGGATGGTCGCCGGTTTCCACACCTTGAGGAACAGCGTCAGGCAGGCCATGGAAATCAGCGCAGCGATGACGTCCAC
Coding sequences within:
- a CDS encoding OBAP family protein, whose amino-acid sequence is MRTTTSQGRWVPIGLMVAALTGCAMSNTDSPVQTPGQAKASDTEMLEVGAQWLQDKPPIRALNMYLDGFHFYNGHPGAQMEAHHYCSALNEEVFQCVIYDGNTAEAKLMGVEYIISQRLFTQLPAKEKALWHSHAHEVSSGQLVAPGIPQVAETRLMEKLANTYGKTWHTWHTDQDKQLPLGVPQLMMGFTADGQADAQMVRQRDQRLGIDSAEKKKARAEIKPGPVATGADAWQKGNVIQLNDPTGHQHVMPRPATASDENARSQP
- a CDS encoding CAP domain-containing protein is translated as MRHAVRSSRFVSLCLLSLFPFFTESAHASAERELVAAINDYRAHPQRCDRRPAQRLAPLALKSNLALPIGYRYGGGMREALKSSGYSAITVRSIRIIGAEDADEAFDQLQSDYCAALLDANYADIGVSHSRNQWQVVLAQPVLDSRVGDNRSVGKALLAEVNAARARPRMCGRQRFAATRPLSWNAALGAAAQGHSKAMAYGNYFAHRDPDGDMPADRARAAGYRGRQVGENIAAGQSSPGKAMAGWLASPGHCANLMNPMFTQVGAGFASETRSDDGVYWTMLFGAP
- a CDS encoding alpha/beta hydrolase, giving the protein MSRTLMSLVVFIIAVYLVLCAGLFVFQRSLIWFPQPAAVVAADSRLKLSMPDAEVWVTTRKRSGSRALIYFGGNAEDVSRNLPEFTEAFPDYALYFLHYRGFAGSTGSPSEAAIAEDALALFDQVYATHSQVAVVGRSLGSGVAVRLASQRPVHNLILVTPFNSLEEIAARQYPWVPVKWLLKDRFESGKYAAHIRTPTLLLAASDDDVIGRSSTQRLFESFPAGVATLKVVPDSGHNSISERGEYLRWMGDVLNR
- a CDS encoding aldo/keto reductase, which produces MVGLGTYRGFDVAPGDPVYRQLPAVLEALFRKGGTLIDSSPMYGRAEQTTGELLSIHEPRSPAFLATKVWTRGREEGIAQMEQSFSLLQTERIDLMQIHNLLDWQTHLPTLREWQEQGRIRYIGITHYTSSAYDEVEAVLKAEKLDFLQINYALDDRAVEKRILPLCRERGVAVICNRPFGGGDLLARLKGKPLPAWVSDVKVNSWPQLALKFLLAHPAVTCVIPGTSNPRYMADNAGAGFGPMLTDAQRHQLIALLG
- a CDS encoding LysR family transcriptional regulator; the encoded protein is MLRENATDLLAFLAVARERSFTKAAAKLGVSQSALSHTIRSLEARLGLRLLTRTTRSVSPTEAGEHLLQTIGPRFEEIEVELAALSNLRETPAGKIRISATDHSLNWILRPVLQDFLPQYPDVSVEVCCDYGFVDIAGQGFDAGVRLGEDVAQGMIATRIGPDMRMAVVGSPAYFARRDPPQTPRDLTDHACNNLRLPTNGGLYSWEFEKDGESLKVRVAGQVTLNGVYPLLDAALDGFGLSYIPENVVAPFLADGRLVQVLGDWCPAFSGYHLYYPSRRQAAPAFALLLEALRYRG
- a CDS encoding (R)-mandelonitrile lyase, which translates into the protein MNPIAASALTLSLLAGEVQATENPRVTVTPNGSQPSAKGPADWFTGTVRVDAPFKGTDEARVSGATVTFEPGARTAWHTHPLGQTLIVTSGAGLVQEWGQPVREIRPGDTVWIAPGAKHWHGAAPTTAMSHIAIAEVLDGKVVDWMEQVSDEQYPKTE
- the paoC gene encoding aldehyde oxidoreductase molybdenum-binding subunit PaoC, with translation MKFDTPATTNPIDRLKVVGQPTERIEGPLKTSGQATYAYEQHEAAANQAYGFMVDSAIAKGRIKAIHLDEAKAAPGVLAIVTAENAGKLDKGDYNAAHLLAGPEVQHYQQAVALVVAETFEQARAAAQLVRVDYETSEGKFDLASVKDLGVEPKDELPDVNHGDFDKAFTAAPVQFDQTYTTPDQSHAMMEPHATLAAWKGDQLTVWTSNQMVAWSVGDIAKTLGLPKENVRLVSPYIGGGFGGKLFIRADVILAALGARMAGRPVKVALARPQMANNTTHRPATIQRIRMGATADGKLTAIAHEGWSGNLADGKVELAAQPSQLLYAAENRRVSMRLAPLDLPEGNAMRAPGEAPGLMVLEIAMDEMAEQLKMDPVLFRIANDTQVDPVKTERPFSQRQLVKCLQIGAEKFGWDQRKAQPGTRREGRWLIGMGVAAAFRNNLLVKSGARVRLERDGKVVVETDMTDIGTGSYTIIAQTAAEMMGVGLNDVVVRLGDSDFPVSAGSGGQFGGNCSTAGVYAACVKLREAVAAKLGLAADQAEFADGQVRVGSKSLPLRNAAEGGALVGEDSIEFGDLAEKYQQSTFGAHFVEVAVDAATGEVRVRRMLAVCAAGRILNPTSARSQVIGAMTMGVGAALMEELAVDKRLGFFVNHDLAGYEVPVHADIPHQEVIFLEETDPISSPMKAKGVGELGICGVSAAVANAIYNATGARVREYPITLDKILDSLPEMI
- a CDS encoding FAD binding domain-containing protein — its product is MRAFNYSRADSPTAAASQAAQVEGAKFIAGGTNLLDLMKLDIETPVHLIDINHLGLDQIEATPEGGLRIGALVRNTDLAADARVRKDYALLSRALLAGASGQLRNMATTAGNLLQRTRCPYFYDTHQACNKRNPGSGCAAIGGVTRQLGIIGVSDACIATHPSDMAIAMRALDAQIETVKPDGSTRSIPMADFHQLPGNTPHIETSLTPGEFITAVTLPAPVGGTHIYHKVRDRSSYAFALVSVGLILQKDGTGRVAVGGIAPKPWRVEAAEALLPKGAKAVSERLLEGATPTDDNQFKLTLVERTLASVLAQARETA
- the paoA gene encoding aldehyde dehydrogenase iron-sulfur subunit PaoA, whose protein sequence is MPISRRNFMILGAVTATAFAMPPFISLKAYAASLEQPAMSKVTLQVNGKPQTLEVDTRTTLLDALREHLHLTGTKKGCDHGQCGACTVIADGRRINSCLTLAVMHDGSEVTTIEGLGMPDKLHPMQAAFIKHDGYQCGYCTPGQICSAVAVLKEIRDGIPSHVSPSLTEPPKLIAAELQERMSGNICRCGAYSNIIEAITEVAEVPA
- a CDS encoding L-lactate permease, with product MVWQQIYDPFGNPVLSTLMAAVPVVVMLAALAFFHVKAHLAALLALASALLISIFAFDMPAGMAGSAALFGAANGLLPIGWIVLNIIFLHRLTTENGSFKVLQDSLARITDDRRLQLLLIAFCFGAFFEGAAGFGTPVAVTGAILIGLGFSPLAASGLALIANTAPVAFGALGTPIITLARVTGLDEMELSMMVGRQLPFFSVLVPFWLIWAFAGWRKMLEVWPAILVAGVSFAIPQFLVSNYHGPMLVDVIAALISMACLTLFLKVWKPATIHTSAALSGRVDNSKVDEETVTASAAFSDQARPAVMRAWMPWIILTVFVFAWGTQGFKNMFDTRPVIDPVTQSAKLDPQGKPVREANPIFAPAVTFTGLHLQIEKVPPVVAAPKAEEAIYKFTWLTATGSGILLAAIVGGLLMGYSIPQLIKQYLRTLWVVRFSLITIAAMLALGFLTRYSGLDATMGLAFAATGIFYPMFGTLLGWLGVALTGSDTASNVLFGGLQRVTSEQLGISPVLMAAANSSGGVMGKMVDAQSIVVASTATRWYGHEGEILRYVFFHSIVLAILVGGLVTLQAYVAPFTSMVVGGP